The Vigna unguiculata cultivar IT97K-499-35 chromosome 1, ASM411807v1, whole genome shotgun sequence nucleotide sequence CGTAAGCTTCATTTACAGATGATTGTATGAAGACATATGCTCGTTTGAACGTTAAAGTTAGCTACTTTTATATAATCTCTTAATAACTCTGTGTTTGAGCATATGATAAAATTTCATGGATTCTGTGGGGTTTTAGCTGGCTTTTCCTGCATCCTTAATCgtctttttaataattagacactttatctttttaattattgagGCAGGAGCAGGACATGATACAGTGTTTTTCTtatgtgattttatatttatttgtttacagTTCTAAGTATTCATATCCTTTCTCTTGTATTATGTGATGAACAGATTTGACCAGATCATTAATAAGGAAATTCCTTCTACTGTGGTATATGAGGATGATAAGGTGTTTTCTGATGCTTGATGAAAACCTTCACTACCTTTTTGTTATTGTCCTTTTCTCTTTTCCCAATGTTTAGGGATGCAACTGATCTAGGTTGAGGgtatattatatacaaaataatgtTTCAAATGCCACTCCTACAAGTATGATAACATAGAGAAGTTTGATATCTAAAGAAAAAAGTAGTTTGCTATACAAAAGTACACTTATACTCGTGTTGAATTTCATATGTTGTCTTACGAAGTGTCAGTGAAACTTCCTACCCtcattgtttttgaattttgttaatGTTCACTATTGTCTTGAGTTTATACTTCTTGTTGACCAGATAAACAATGGTTTAACGAGTTTTCCATATTAAGAGAAACCGAAAATTGGGATGCTTTATTTGAATTGAAGGACTTAAAAGGAAACTAGTTTAGTTTTCTTCCTGGACTTTGGATTCTTGCATAGGGTTCATGTTTAAAGTTGAAAAAGGTGACGAATCAATTCGTATGCGCACTTAGTTTTCTGCTTATCAATAGTAGACAAAGGAGTATGGCCGTACTTTTCTTTGGAATCTTTGAGTATATTATGATCTAGTTTGAGATGGTTTAAGGTAAAACAAGTATTGCTATAAGTTGCAAAAATAAACCTGAGGCAGTTTTTCTAATCGCATCTCCTGTTAAAATGTTAACAAATTTCTTAGAACTCTTGTTTTTGGATGGACAGATGTTAGTTGTTAATATGTTAGTTTTTGTTAACAGGAACTTGAACCGACTTAGAAGTATGTTTTGGCTAGCATAGTTTTCAACATTAGCCGATATTGTAGTcaagttattttatttgatttagaaTCACAATATAGCAATTATAATTCTGTCAACTTTTATTGTCTTTTTGACAGGTTCTGGCCTTTAGGGATATAGCTCCACAAGCTCCTACCCACATTCTAATCATTCCTAAAGTTAGGGATGGGTTAACTGGTCTATCAAAGGTATTTGTTACTAACTTTTTCTTGTCCTAATTATGTTATCTCAGATGttcatttttaaatcatctacaTATATACGTGTACTAAGTATGCTCAAtacattatttttgtatatattaacaaatatttttatatttatgaaaatgatattataaaattcatattttagatAGTTCTTCTTCAGCATCAACATACTAATAGCATGGAATGTTTACACTTTTTGGTGTAAAAAGCTGTGCAACTTGTATACGTATCTAGTAATATTGCTTTGAAGTTGCTTTTGAGGACTCTGACTTGGCAACATTTCCTTTCGTTGAATCCTTCAAAGTTTATCCTAACGTGCCCACTTAACACTGATATCATTTACTATTTGATAAAATGGgatgtatgatttttttatccaaactattgttttagtattattttgttaaattatttatgttaatacTAAATCTTTGATTGTGCTATTGTCTAACAGATCCTCATTAGGACATAGTCTAGTGCCTTACTAAGGTACTGTGATTTAGTTTGCTATAAAATATGGTTTGACTTGTATTTGAAGTTAGGCTTTTACAAGGATTCTATGATACATACATATGTATGGTTTTCGAAGTCTATATAACTTTTCATTCCATACAGAGAGATACATCTTGTCTCATATGGCAAGTATTTCCAAGAGCATTCCAAATGTGTAGGCAGTAGAGAAGAACATGTAGGTTCATCTTTCATGTAGtaattacaataatttataatatatcgTAACTCAACGGTGATGATAGTCATtagtcaaaattatttttaagaaacttttgtttatttatttaaattggcAAATCAAATTGAATGTAGAACCTTTCTATGCCTTAGATGACCATCTACAACTATCTATGGTATTGTTCCTAGGCTGAGGAGAGGCACTGTGAGATTCTTGGTCGCCTTCTGCACACCGCTAAGCTGGTTGCAAAGCAAGAGGGTCTTGATGATGGCTTTAGAATCGTAATTAATGACGGGCAAGATGGGGGTAAGTGTTCTTTTCATGTCATTGCAGGAACATGATTAATCATATGAAACTCGGACACGCCTTTCAAATGGTGTCTCAGTGTCCAAG carries:
- the LOC114176113 gene encoding 14 kDa zinc-binding protein-like is translated as MAAEIEATLISTPSEAPTVFDQIINKEIPSTVVYEDDKVLAFRDIAPQAPTHILIIPKVRDGLTGLSKAEERHCEILGRLLHTAKLVAKQEGLDDGFRIVINDGQDGGQTVFHIHVHLIGGRQMGWPPF